A window of Sulfurimonas gotlandica GD1 contains these coding sequences:
- a CDS encoding FtsW/RodA/SpoVE family cell cycle protein, translating to MWRFDKRILAQFDFFSIILIIPLIITSHWLISEVVPALAQKQTTYVGVAFLAFLFVFLLPIRRMSWLIPLIYWANIGLLLAVEFFGHARLGAQRWIDIPFINATIQPSEFVKPALILMLAYLIHKNPPPLQGYRIADFLKISFYILLPFILIVKEPDLGTALVLLLIGYGVLFYIGVHWKIWATILAAILLLSPLVYKFALHDYQKVRINDFLSEKPSYHVQQSIIAIGSGGLTGKSKEDATQTQMRFLPIATSDFIFAFLVERSGFLGALAIILVYVMLILHLMSLSIYNNDYYIKVVTISISFMIFIYMGVNISMTIGYAPVVGVPLPMFSYGGSSFINFIILFAIMQNLVTFRYKDMYDIRGTKSFL from the coding sequence TTGTGGAGATTTGATAAACGTATTTTAGCACAATTTGACTTCTTTTCTATTATCTTAATAATCCCACTGATTATAACTTCACACTGGCTTATTTCAGAAGTTGTGCCAGCTCTTGCACAAAAACAAACTACCTATGTAGGGGTAGCTTTTCTTGCATTTCTATTTGTCTTTTTGCTGCCTATTAGAAGAATGAGTTGGTTAATACCACTTATATATTGGGCAAATATTGGTCTATTACTTGCAGTTGAGTTTTTTGGTCACGCTAGACTTGGAGCACAAAGATGGATAGATATTCCATTTATTAATGCTACCATCCAGCCGTCTGAATTTGTAAAACCTGCACTAATACTGATGCTAGCCTATCTTATACACAAGAACCCACCACCTTTGCAAGGATACAGAATTGCTGATTTTTTAAAGATAAGCTTCTATATACTCCTTCCTTTTATACTTATAGTAAAAGAACCTGATCTTGGAACAGCCCTTGTTCTTTTACTTATTGGCTATGGAGTTTTATTTTATATAGGTGTCCATTGGAAGATATGGGCAACTATTCTAGCTGCTATTTTACTTCTGTCACCTCTTGTTTATAAGTTCGCATTACATGATTATCAAAAAGTAAGAATTAATGATTTCCTTAGTGAAAAACCTTCTTATCATGTGCAACAATCTATCATTGCCATAGGTTCTGGAGGCTTGACTGGAAAGTCAAAAGAAGATGCAACACAGACTCAGATGAGATTTTTACCTATTGCTACAAGTGATTTTATCTTTGCCTTTTTAGTTGAAAGAAGTGGATTTTTAGGTGCACTTGCAATTATATTGGTATATGTTATGCTTATATTGCATCTGATGAGCCTTAGCATCTATAATAACGACTACTATATAAAAGTAGTCACTATATCTATATCTTTTATGATATTCATATATATGGGTGTGAATATATCTATGACGATAGGCTACGCTCCTGTTGTTGGTGTCCCTCTGCCCATGTTTAGTTATGGAGGGAGTAGTTTTATTAACTTTATTATTTTATTTGCGATTATGCAAAATCTAGTCACTTTTAGATATAAAGATATGTATGATATCAGGGGTACAAAAAGCTTTTTATAA
- a CDS encoding transglutaminase-like cysteine peptidase produces MTLYGSVYPTFTSNEILHIKKKSGKKACDRIHEYDKKIESLKNDTEFIQLTKVNIYLNHKLKYQSDKVLNNKSDYWATPKEFLTMGSGDCEDYAIIKYFTLLKLGFEKDKLFITLAYDKYSKRDHMVLSYFADVNKPPLILDSLSYEVLDLNKRADLKVSAFINTNGVYRLSKTSKLKKTKQTSNKFKELLKRVEKES; encoded by the coding sequence ATGACTCTCTATGGTTCTGTATATCCTACTTTTACAAGCAATGAGATTCTTCATATAAAGAAGAAATCTGGAAAAAAAGCTTGCGATAGAATCCACGAGTATGATAAAAAAATAGAATCTCTGAAAAATGATACTGAGTTTATACAGCTTACGAAAGTAAATATATATCTAAATCATAAATTGAAGTATCAATCAGATAAGGTACTTAACAATAAGAGTGATTACTGGGCTACACCTAAAGAGTTCTTAACAATGGGTTCTGGTGATTGTGAAGACTATGCCATTATAAAATACTTTACACTTTTAAAACTTGGATTTGAAAAAGATAAACTATTTATAACTCTTGCTTACGATAAATATTCTAAGAGAGACCATATGGTTCTTAGTTATTTCGCAGATGTAAACAAACCACCACTTATATTAGACTCACTAAGCTACGAAGTTTTAGATCTAAACAAAAGAGCAGACTTAAAAGTAAGTGCTTTTATAAACACTAATGGAGTCTATAGACTAAGTAAGACAAGTAAGCTTAAAAAGACAAAACAGACTTCAAATAAATTTAAAGAGTTGTTAAAAAGAGTAGAGAAAGAGAGTTAA